A window of the Salvelinus fontinalis isolate EN_2023a chromosome 26, ASM2944872v1, whole genome shotgun sequence genome harbors these coding sequences:
- the LOC129824239 gene encoding myeloid-associated differentiation marker homolog — protein MPIVVVHSNPLFWVRLCALVFSCVAFAVTVHGANLSHGTGDWCVFCWAFSFAGTLLVLLVELFGLQTRAPVSWKNFPITFACYASLLCLSASIIFPLYFLKGQNSRSETHNYRIVATVFSCLATIAYICEVSISKARPGEVAGYMATAPGLLKVCETFVACVIFVFISDPVSYDSHNALRWCLAVFCICFILSAAIIVLCICECTGCLPFPFARFLSAYAVLAVAMYLSATIIWPIFKFDEKHGGSSRPYSCGRYAGLCDWDKQVAVAVLTAVNFVLYLADLIYSARLVFVTV, from the coding sequence ATGCCGATAGTGGTGGTGCACTCCAACCCCCTGTTCTGGGTGCGTTTGTGTGCTCTGGTCTTCTCCTGTGTGGCCTTTGCTGTGACCGTCCATGGGGCCAACCTCTCCCATGGCACAGGGGACTGGTGTGTGTTCTGCTGGGCCTTCAGCTTTGCTGGGACCCTGCTGGTGCTGCTGGTGGAGCTGTTTGGCCTGCAGACCCGTGCCCCTGTCTCCTGGAAGAACTTCCCCATCACCTTTGCCTGCTACGCCTCCctgctctgcctctctgcctccatcATCTTCCCCCTCTACTTCCTCAAGGGCCAGAACTCCCGCAGCGAGACTCACAACTACCGCATTGTGGCCACTGTCTTCTCCTGCCTGGCAACCATCGCTTACATTTGTGAGGTGAGCATCAGCAAAGCCAGGCCAGGAGAGGTAGCAGGTTACATGGCCACCGCCCCGGGTCTGCTGAAGGTGTGTGAGACTTTTGTAGCCTGCGTCATCTTCGTCTTCATTAGCGACCCAGTGTCCTACGACTCTCACAATGCACTGAGGTGGTGCCTGGCCGTCTTCTGCATCTGTTTCATCCTGTCAGCGGCCATTATAGTGCTGTGTATCTGTGAGTGCACCGGCTGCCTGCCATTCCCCTTTGCCCGCTTCCTGTCCGCCTACGCCGTACTGGCTGTCGCCATGTACCTCTCCGCCACCATCATCTGGCCCATTTTTAAGTTCGACGAGAAGCACGGGGGATCCTCCAGGCCCTATAGCTGTGGCAGATATGCAGGGCTGTGCGACTGGGACAAGCAGGTGGCTGTGGCTGTGCTCACTGCAGTCAACTTTGTGCTCTACCTGGCAGACCTGATCTACTCTGCCCGACTGGTGTTTGTTACTGtgtga